One genomic region from Victivallis lenta encodes:
- a CDS encoding glycyl-radical enzyme activating protein, whose protein sequence is MCGLITEIQRFSLNDGPGIRTTIFLKGCNLHCAWCHNPETVREAKELMFYPANCIGCGHCVPVCRTGARSFAEGVLRFDRSLCVNCGACAEACFPGALEMAGRSVSVAEVMDEIVQDRAYYADSGGGVTLSGGEVFCQAEFASALIDACRELEIPVAAETNLNWHFETVRPILEKLDLIMFDVKLFDSSGHKLWTGLGNTVLLENARRLDELDIPLIARTPLIPGATDSVENIRKIAGFLADFRNLRCYELLNFNPLGESKYRALEMKNSFLSARPLKPEDLNRLREAAESAGNLKVQVG, encoded by the coding sequence ATGTGTGGCCTTATAACAGAAATTCAGCGTTTTTCACTCAACGACGGGCCGGGAATTCGCACCACGATATTCCTGAAAGGATGTAATTTGCATTGCGCATGGTGCCATAATCCGGAAACGGTCAGAGAAGCGAAAGAGCTGATGTTTTACCCTGCAAATTGCATCGGCTGCGGTCATTGCGTTCCGGTCTGCCGTACCGGGGCGCGATCATTTGCGGAAGGTGTGCTGCGTTTCGACCGGTCACTGTGCGTCAACTGCGGCGCGTGCGCAGAAGCCTGTTTCCCCGGCGCGCTGGAAATGGCAGGCAGGAGTGTTTCGGTTGCTGAAGTCATGGATGAGATCGTGCAGGATCGCGCCTATTATGCCGATTCCGGCGGCGGAGTGACTCTCTCCGGCGGCGAGGTGTTCTGCCAGGCTGAATTTGCCTCGGCATTGATTGATGCCTGCCGGGAGCTGGAAATTCCGGTCGCGGCAGAAACCAATCTGAACTGGCATTTCGAGACGGTCCGGCCGATACTGGAGAAACTTGATCTGATCATGTTTGATGTGAAACTCTTCGACAGCTCCGGGCACAAACTCTGGACCGGACTCGGAAATACCGTATTGCTGGAGAACGCCCGGCGACTTGACGAACTGGATATTCCGTTGATCGCCAGGACTCCGCTGATTCCCGGAGCGACCGATTCGGTGGAGAACATCCGGAAGATTGCCGGATTCCTGGCGGATTTCCGCAATCTGCGCTGTTATGAGCTGTTGAATTTCAACCCGCTCGGAGAATCCAAATACCGTGCTCTTGAAATGAAGAATTCCTTTCTCTCAGCACGTCCGCTGAAGCCGGAGGATCTGAACCGCCTGCGTGAAGCGGCGGAATCCGCCGGCAATCTCAAAGTTCAGGTCGGGTAA